In Nocardioides luti, the DNA window TCATGTGACACCTCCTGTTCATCTGCTGTTCACCAAGAGTAGCACCCATCCACCCGAGCGGGTGAAAACGCGGGAAATCGGTGACCGACGCTCCCCTGACGGCCCTGCGGCCGGGCGTGTCGGGGCCTGTCGCTCCACCCCACGCTCGGGGTCGACGACGACCGTCGGCGCCGCGGCTCGGCTCCCCACGCAGTGTTCCTGCCCGATTTCGGGCAGGAAGTGGCATGTCGCGGTCGGAGAGCGCACGATGACCGGGTGCCCAGCCGTCCCGACCCCGACCTGGTCGCCCACGTTGCCGCCAGCACCGGCCTCAGCGAGGCGGAGGCCGCGCGGGTCGTGCAGGACGTGGTCGCGTTCCACGCGGAGCCGGTCGAGGCGTACGTCCGGCGCCGGCACGCCCACCTGAAGACCTACGGGGCGAGGAACGACGAGATCTTCGCCCGGATCGCCGCGGAGCTGGCCACGCGTGTCGTGGCCGCCCCGGCACTCAGCGAGCGGCAGCTGCGCCGGCTCGTGTACGGCTAGACCACGGCAAGAGGAGACACCGGAACATGTGCGGAATCGTCGGCTACATCGGCGGCCAGCAGGCCGCCCCGCTCCTGCTCGAGGGGCTGGGCAGGCTCGAGCACCGTGGCTACGACTCGGCGGGGGTCGCCGTGCTCGGCGGCACCGGGCTGCGCGTGGCCAAGCAGGCCGGCCGGGTCCGGGACCTGGGTGAGCAGCTGCCGAAGCGGTTCGCCGGCAAGGTCGGCGTCGGTCACACCCGGTGGGCGACCCACGGGCCGGCGAACGACGTCAACGCCCACCCCCACACCGACGCCGCCGGCGAGGTCGCCGTCGTCCACAACGGGATCATCGACAACGCGGCGGCGCTGCGGCGCCGGCTCGCCGACGACGGGGTGGAGCTGGTGAGCGACACCGACACCGAGGTGCTCGCGCACCTGGTCGCCGGCTCGGACGCCGACACCCTGGAGGGCAAGGTGCGCGACGCCCTGGCCGCGATCGAGGGCACCTACGGGATCGCCGTGCTGCACGCGGCGTTCCCGGACCGGATCGTCGTGGCCCGCAACGGCAGCCCGCTGATCATCGGCGTGGGGGAGAAGGAGATGCACGTCGCCTCCGACCTCGCGGCGCTGGTCCGCTACACGACGACGGTCGCGCACCTCGACGACGGCGAGCTCGCCACCCTGACCGCCACGGGCTTCACGACCTACCGCGAGGACCTGTCGACCACGGACAAGGCCGCGCACACCGTGGACGTCGACCCGTCGTCGTACGACGCGGGCGAGCACGACTCCTTCATGCACAAGGAGATGGTGGAGCAGCCGGCCGCGGCCGAGCGGGTGCTGCGCGGGCGGCTCGACGAGCGCTTCGGCACGGCGCACCTCGGCGGGCTCGGGATGGATGCGCGCGAGACCCGGGCGATCCGCCGCGTCAAGATCCTCGGCTGCGGCTCGGCGTACTACGTCGGCCAGATGGGGGCGGCGCTCGTCGAGGAGCTGGCACGGATCCCGGCGGACGCGGAGGCGGCCAGCGAGTTCCGCTACCGCGACCCGATCATCGAGCCGGACACGCTGTACGTCGCCGTCAGCCAGTCCGGCGAGACCCTGGACACCCTGCTCGCGGTGCAGGAGGTGCGGCGCAAGGGCGGCCGCGTGATCGGCCTGGTCAACGTGGTCGGCAGCGCGATCGCGCGCGAGTGCGACGGCGGGATCTACCTCCACGCCGGCCCCGAGGTGGCGGTCGCGTCGACCAAGGCCCTCACCAACATGTTCCTCGGCTTCGCGCTGCTGGCGCTGCAGCTCGGCCGGGTCCGGGACCTGTCCATCGCCGACGGCAAGCGGCTGATCGCCGGGCTGCAGCGGATCCCCGAGCAGCTCGAGGCGGTCCTCGCCCGCGAGGACGAGATCGCCGGCGTCGCCGCCCGGCTGGCCGAGGCCGAGAGCCTTTTCTTCATCGGCCGCGTCCGCGGCTTCCCGGTGGCCCGGGAGGGGGCGCAGAAGTTCAAGGAGATCTCCTACCGGCACGCGGAGGCCTACCAGACCTCCGAGCTCAAGCACGGGCCGCTGGCGCTGATCTCGGAGGCGGTCCCGACCGTCGCCGTGGTGCCGTACGACGAGCTCACCGACCGCAACGTCGGGGCCCTGCACGAGATCGCGGCCCGGCGCGGCCCGCTGGTCGTGGTCACGCACGCGGACGTGGACCTCGGCGACGTCGACGCCGTCCGCATCGACGTCCCTCGCAACGAGCGCGAGCTCGACCCGATCCTGCTGACCCTGCCGCTGCAGCTGCTGGCGTACCACGCCGCCCTGCTGCTGGGCCACGACATCGACAAGCCCCGCAACCTCGCCAAGTCGGTCACGGTGGAGTGAGCACGCCCCACCCACCCCGGAAGGTGAGCAGGATCTCCGCGACCACGAATCGGACGTGAGCCGCAACACCCACTACCGTCGTGGGTTATGAGCAGCGACGAGACCGACACCACCCCCGAGGCCAGCCTGACCTTCGCGGACCTCGGTCTCGACGAATCCGTCCTCAAGGCGGTGCGGCAGATCGGCTACGAGACGCCGTCCGCGATCCAGGCCGCGACGATCCCGCCGCTGCTCGCGGGCCGCGACGTCGTCGGCCTCGCGCAGACCGGCACCGGCAAGACGGCGGCGTTCGCGCTGCCGATCCTCTCGCGCCTCGACCTGCGCCAGAAGAAGCCGCAGGCCCTCATCCTCGCGCCGACCCGCGAGCTCGCGCTCCAGGTCTGCGAGGCGTTCGAGAAGTACGCCGCGCACCTCAAGGGCGTGCACGTGCTGCCGGTGTACGGCGGGCAGGGCTACGGCGTCCAGCTCAGCGCCCTGCGGCGCGGCGTGCACATCGTCGTCGGCACCCCCGGCCGGATCATGGACCACCTCGACAAGGGCACGCTCGACCTGACCGAGCTGCGCTTCCTGGTGCTCGACGAGGCCGACGAGATGCTCAACATGGGCTTCGCCGAGGACGTCGAGACGATCCTCGCCGACACCCCGGCGGACAAGAACGTCGCGCTGTTCTCCGCGACGATGCCCAGCCAGATCCGGCGGATCTCGAAGAAGTACCTCAACGACCCGCAGGAGATCACGGTCAAGAACAAGACCGCGACCGCCGCGAACATCACGCAGCGCTACCTCACGGTCTCCTACCCCCAGAAGGTCGACGCCCTCACCCGCATCCTCGAGGTCGAGAACTTCGAGGGGATGATCGTCTTCGTCCGCACCAAGAACGAGACCGAGACGCTGGCCGAGAAGCTGCGCGCCCGCGGCTTCTCCGCGATGGCGATCAACGGTGACGTCGTCCAGGCCCAGCGCGAGCGGACCGTCAACCAGCTCAAGTCCGGCAAGCTCGACATCCTCGTCGCCACCGACGTCGCGGCCCGCGGCCTCGACGTCGAGCGGATCAGCCACGTCGTCAACTACGACGTGCCGACCGACCCCGAGTCCTACGTGCACCGCATCGGCCGCACCGGCCGCGCCGGCCGCAGCGGCGACGCGATCTCCTTCATCACCCCGCGCGAGCGCTACCTGCTCAAGTCGATCGAGAAGACCACGCGCCAGCCGATGACGCAGATGCAGCTGCCGACGGTCGACGACGTCAACACGACCCGGCTCGCGCGCTTCGACGACGCGATCACCCAGGCGCTCACGCAGACGGCGCGGATCGACCAGTTCCGCGACATCGTCGCGCACTACGTCCGGGCCAACGACGTGCCCGAGGCCGACGTCGCCGCCGCCCTCGCCGTGGTCATGGAGGGCGACACCCCGCTGCTCCTCGACCCGGCCAAGGAGCGCGCGGTCCGCCCGGAGCGCACCTACGACGACGAGCGCGGCCCCAAGCCCCGCAAGGAGTTCAAGGAGCGTCCGCCGCGCAAGCCGCGCGGTCGCACCGACGTCCCCATGGCGACGTACCGCATCTCCGTCGGCAAGCGCCACAAGGTCGAGCCGCGCCAGATCGTCGGCGCCATCGCCAACGAGGGCGGCCTGTCGCGCCAGGACTTCGGGCACATCGACATCAAGGGCGACCACTCGCTGGTCGAGCTGCCAGCGGACCTGCCCGGCGACGCCTGGTCGAAGCTGTCCGGCACCCGGATCTCCGGCAAGCTGATCGAGCTCAGCCTGGACACCGAGGGCGGCTCGTCGTCGTACGACGACCGCAAGCCGCGCTCCAAGCCGCGGCACTGACCGCGGGCGGGACCCTCAGAAGACGTCGTCGTCGCGTCGCGGACCGGGCACGGTCAGCGTCGCGATGACGGTGGTGAGCGGGACCGCCAGCACCAGACCGATGCTGCTGGCCAGCGCGCGCACGACCTCCTGGCCGATGTCCTCGGTCACGAGCAGGTCGAGCAGCGGCTGGTCGTAGAGCTGGATGACGAGCAGCACGGTGAGCGCGGTCCCGGCGTAGGCGAAGACGATCGTGTAGATCGTCGAGGCGATGTGGTCGCGGCCGATCCGCATGCCGCGGGCGAAGAGCTGGGCGCGGGTCAGCGTCGGCGCCGCCCCGCGGAGCTCCCACACCGCCGACGCCTGGGTGATCGTGACGTCGTTCAGCACGCCGAGCCCGGCGATCACGATCGCGCAGGTGAGCAGGCCCTGGAAGTCGAGGCCGCCGGTGAAGCTGGACAGCACGCTGCCGCTCTCGTCCCCCGCCCCGGTCAGGTGCGTCCCGCCGACCGCCAGCAGACCGGTGGCGGCGGTGATCGCCACGCCGGCCAGGGTGCCGGCGAGGGCTGCGCTGGTGCGCATCGAGAAGCCGTGGGTCGTGTAGAGGACGACGTACATGATGGCCGCGGAGGCGACCAGGCCCACCAGCAGCGCGGACTCGCCGGCGAGCAGTGCGGGCAGCACGAACTGCCAGATCACCACGCCGCTGAAGGCGAGGCCGACGATCGCGAGCACGCCGCGGAGGCGGGCGACCGCGACCACGACCAGCACGAAGGCGCCGAGCAGCCACCACAGGGCGCCCGAGCGCTCGGTGCCGAAGTAGGAGTAGGCGACCGGCTGGTCGGGCGCCGCCGCCGGAGGGGCGAGCAGGCGGACGCCGTCGCCGGGCTCGAGCCCGGAGGCCAGCACCTGGGGGGCGACCTGGACGGTCGCCCGGGCGCCGCGGTCCGGGCCGCTGGTCACCTCGACCTCGAGCGCGTTGCACTCCCCGCTCCCGGCGCCGGGCCCCGGGGCCGTCGTGCAGACGGGGGCGACCTTGCGGACGACGGCGTCGGGGAAGGTGACGCCCGGCGCCGCGAACTCCACCGACCGGCGGACGTCGTCGACCTTGCCGCCGTCCGGCCAGAGCCAGACCAGGCCGCCGACCGTGGTCGCCGCGAGCAGGCCCAGCACGGCGAGCAGCACCACCCGGGGGACCCG includes these proteins:
- the glmS gene encoding glutamine--fructose-6-phosphate transaminase (isomerizing) gives rise to the protein MCGIVGYIGGQQAAPLLLEGLGRLEHRGYDSAGVAVLGGTGLRVAKQAGRVRDLGEQLPKRFAGKVGVGHTRWATHGPANDVNAHPHTDAAGEVAVVHNGIIDNAAALRRRLADDGVELVSDTDTEVLAHLVAGSDADTLEGKVRDALAAIEGTYGIAVLHAAFPDRIVVARNGSPLIIGVGEKEMHVASDLAALVRYTTTVAHLDDGELATLTATGFTTYREDLSTTDKAAHTVDVDPSSYDAGEHDSFMHKEMVEQPAAAERVLRGRLDERFGTAHLGGLGMDARETRAIRRVKILGCGSAYYVGQMGAALVEELARIPADAEAASEFRYRDPIIEPDTLYVAVSQSGETLDTLLAVQEVRRKGGRVIGLVNVVGSAIARECDGGIYLHAGPEVAVASTKALTNMFLGFALLALQLGRVRDLSIADGKRLIAGLQRIPEQLEAVLAREDEIAGVAARLAEAESLFFIGRVRGFPVAREGAQKFKEISYRHAEAYQTSELKHGPLALISEAVPTVAVVPYDELTDRNVGALHEIAARRGPLVVVTHADVDLGDVDAVRIDVPRNERELDPILLTLPLQLLAYHAALLLGHDIDKPRNLAKSVTVE
- a CDS encoding DEAD/DEAH box helicase — protein: MSSDETDTTPEASLTFADLGLDESVLKAVRQIGYETPSAIQAATIPPLLAGRDVVGLAQTGTGKTAAFALPILSRLDLRQKKPQALILAPTRELALQVCEAFEKYAAHLKGVHVLPVYGGQGYGVQLSALRRGVHIVVGTPGRIMDHLDKGTLDLTELRFLVLDEADEMLNMGFAEDVETILADTPADKNVALFSATMPSQIRRISKKYLNDPQEITVKNKTATAANITQRYLTVSYPQKVDALTRILEVENFEGMIVFVRTKNETETLAEKLRARGFSAMAINGDVVQAQRERTVNQLKSGKLDILVATDVAARGLDVERISHVVNYDVPTDPESYVHRIGRTGRAGRSGDAISFITPRERYLLKSIEKTTRQPMTQMQLPTVDDVNTTRLARFDDAITQALTQTARIDQFRDIVAHYVRANDVPEADVAAALAVVMEGDTPLLLDPAKERAVRPERTYDDERGPKPRKEFKERPPRKPRGRTDVPMATYRISVGKRHKVEPRQIVGAIANEGGLSRQDFGHIDIKGDHSLVELPADLPGDAWSKLSGTRISGKLIELSLDTEGGSSSYDDRKPRSKPRH
- a CDS encoding YibE/F family protein, producing the protein MGHGHSHRAHRHDEDDVEVARVPRVVLLAVLGLLAATTVGGLVWLWPDGGKVDDVRRSVEFAAPGVTFPDAVVRKVAPVCTTAPGPGAGSGECNALEVEVTSGPDRGARATVQVAPQVLASGLEPGDGVRLLAPPAAAPDQPVAYSYFGTERSGALWWLLGAFVLVVVAVARLRGVLAIVGLAFSGVVIWQFVLPALLAGESALLVGLVASAAIMYVVLYTTHGFSMRTSAALAGTLAGVAITAATGLLAVGGTHLTGAGDESGSVLSSFTGGLDFQGLLTCAIVIAGLGVLNDVTITQASAVWELRGAAPTLTRAQLFARGMRIGRDHIASTIYTIVFAYAGTALTVLLVIQLYDQPLLDLLVTEDIGQEVVRALASSIGLVLAVPLTTVIATLTVPGPRRDDDVF